The following coding sequences are from one Diospyros lotus cultivar Yz01 chromosome 7, ASM1463336v1, whole genome shotgun sequence window:
- the LOC127805636 gene encoding uncharacterized protein LOC127805636 codes for MESETPFTAIAPPVFDGTNYQMWAVKMEAYLEANDLWEAVEVDYAIPTLLENPTLAQLKNHKEKKLRKSKARSVLFKAVSTVIFNRIMTSKTAKAIWDFLKEEYEGSEKIKGMQVLNLVREFEMQRMKETETIKDYGDKLVGITNKVRLLSTDTDFPDSRIVQKILVTLPKKFEATVTSLENSKDLSSIKLAKLLSALQAQE; via the coding sequence ATGGAGTCTGAAACACCTTTTACAGCTATTGCACCACCAGTTTTTGATGGTACGAATTACCAGATGTGGGCTGTCAAGATGGAAGCCTATCTTGAAGCCAATGATCTATGGGAAGCTGTGGAAGTAGACTATGCAATACCTACACTACTAGAAAATCCAACTCTGGCACAACTAAAGaatcataaagaaaagaagctAAGGAAATCTAAAGCCAGGTCAGTCTTGTTCAAAGCTGTTTCTACCGTCATTTTCAACAGAATAATGACATCGAAGACAGCAAAAGCAATATGGGATTTCCTAAAAGAAGAGTATGAAGGAAGCGAGAAGATTAAGGGCATGCAAGTCCTGAATCTAGTTCGAGAATTCGAGATGCAGAGGATGAAGGAGACAGAAACCATTAAGGATTATGGAGACAAGCTAGTTGGTATTACTAACAAGGTTAGACTCCTTAGTACTGATACTGACTTTCCTGATTCAAGAATTGTTCAGAAAATTCTTGTAACACTTCCTAAAAAATTTGAGGCTACTGTAACTTCTCTGGAAAACTCAAAGGATCTGTCAAGCATCAAATTGGCAAAATTATTAAGTGCACTTCAAGCTCAGGAATAG